A segment of the Bacillus licheniformis DSM 13 = ATCC 14580 genome:
CGAACAAAACGGCCGCTGACATTGTCAAACGAATTGCGAACGACTTTCAAATTCCCAAAGGTTCGATTGCAAACACCGGACATACGATTAAATCGCTCGTCTTTAAAGACAATACGAGCCTGTATGACATTATTTTAAAAGCGCTGCGGGAGACAAAAAAGCAAACCGGAAAAAACTATCAGCTGTATGCCGAAAAAGGAAAGCTGTGTTTACGAGCGTGGCCCGAACCGGAGGATATCTGGGTTTTGGAAACGGGTGTGAACATTACGGATTACGCTTACAGCACGTCAATCGATGAAACGGCAACCCGGGTGAAACTGAGAAAGCAGAAAGATAACAAAACCTATACCGCATCCGCAAGCGATGAAGCCGGTATGAAAAGATTCGGCGTTCTCCAGTACACAGAAACGGTTTCGGATGATATTAACGAGGCGCAGCTCCGCGACCGGGCGAAGAAGATACAGGCTGAAAAGAAAGGCGTCAAAAAAGAGCTGAAAAGCATACAGGCAATCGGCATACCGGAAGTTCAAAGCGGACTGCCGGTTTATATATCGATTCCGGAAGCGGGCATTAAAGAAACCTATTGGGTTGATAAGGATAAACACGATTTTACAGGAACAAAACATGTGATGACGATTGATGTCGTCGCTAAAAACACCATACCTGAAGGAGCGTCTTCATGAAATTAAGCGATGCGATAAAAGAGCTGGCTCTTGGAGCCGTAAACGCTGAATCGCCTGTCGATGTCATGCCGGCTGAAGTCGTGTCCGCGTCTCCGCTCAAGCTGAAGCTCCGCAATCATGATAAATTGGTGATCCCCTCCGACTTATTGGTGGTGGCCAGGCATTTGACAGAGCATACGGAACAGATCCGAATTGACGGAGAAGACAAAACGATTCGCTTTTACAATCAATTGCATGCCGGCGACCACGTGATGATTGCGGCTATGCCTGGAGGGCAGTCTTTTTTTGTAATAGACAGAGTGTAGGAGTAGGAGGTGGCTCGGATGGCTCTTTCGCCGGAAGTATCTTTTGAAGATATCGAGGATGACAGCGATGTGATTGAGACTTCAAAAACGTACAAAATTGATTTTGAAACAGGCAGGATGACGGGTGATATGATTTCGGGGCTGGAAGCCGTGGAACAAATGGTTTGTATGGCGCTGAGAACCGAGCGCTACGCATACGCCGTTTACAGCCATAATATCGGAAATGAACTGCAGGAGGTTCTTTCAGATCATGAAACGACCGACGCTTATAAAGAAATGGAGATACCGAGATTGATCGAGGAAGCCCTCATATACGATGACCGAATTTCGGCGGTGACCGACTTCGAGATTGAGCGTCAAGGCGATGCCTTCCACGTGTCCTTTTCGGTTGAAACCGATGAAGGGACATTGGAAATCGAGGAGGTGATTGGGGAAGATGTTTGAAGACCAGACATTTGAAGAGATCATGGAACGCATGCTTGAGCGGGTTTCAGATGAGATTGACAAACGTGAAAACAGCGTCATTTGGAATGCGCTTGCCCCGGCAGCCGCCGAGCTGGCGCTTTCTTATATTTGGCTTGATCAAGTGCTGAATTTGGTTTATGCGGATACGGCTGAAGGCGAATATTTGGACAGAAGGGCGGCTGAGGCCGGTCTTGAGCGCTATCGGGCGTCAAAAGCCATATGGTCTGCGGCATTTACGGATGGAGTATCGGTTCCCCCCGGAACCCGTTTCTTTCTGGAAGATTTATATTTTACCATGCTCGAAGACGGCAAGCTGGAATGTGAAACAGCCGGGACAAAAGGAAACGCCAATTTTTCGGGGCGGCCTTTGCTTCCGCTCGATACCATTCCCGGGCTTGAAAAAGCGGTTATGGGAAGCCTTGAAATTCCCGGCCGCGACGAGGAGACGGATGAATCCCTGTATGAAAGGTATTTAATCCGCGTCCGTAGGGAAGCGGTCAGCGCGAATCAGCTGCATTACAAACAATGGGCCGAAGAAGTGGACGGCGTAGGCAAAGCGAAGGTCTTTCCGCTGTGGAATGGCGAGGGAACCGTAAAGGTTGTCATTACAAACGCGAAAATGGAGCCAGCCACAGACGCATTAATCGAAAGAGTCAAGCAGTATATCGATCCCGATCCGGGCAAAGGGGAAGGTATGGCGCCGATCGGAGCTTATACCGCGGTTGAAAGCGCGGTATGGAAAGACGTGAGCATATCTGCAAAAATCATACCTGAATCAGGCCGGACGATCGGTGAGGCCAAACAGGAAATTGCAGAAAAAATCACTGAATTATTTAAAGAAATGGCTTTTAAAGAAAGCGTCATCCGTCTCTCGCAGATCAACAACATGATCTATGAATCGTCCTCTGTCAGCGACTATTCGGAAGTCTTCATCAACGGGGAAGCGAAAAATCTGCAGTTGACAGAAACGGAAATTCCAAAGCTGGGGCAGGTGACCATCATTGAGCAAGATTGATGAAATGGCTTTTCACCTGCCGCCATACTTGATGGAAATCCGGGAAATTCAAGAAATTATAACGGCTGAAGCGCCTGAATTTGAGAGGCAAAATCAAGAGATTTTCGATATGACGGACCAGCTTTTCGTCACGACGGCCACATGGGGGCTGGACAGGTGGGAAAAGATTTTGAATGTCAGACGCGAGGCTTCGGACGGCGTCGATATTCGAAGGGCCCGTCTGTTAACCAAGATGTCCAATATTCCGCCGATTACAAGCCGCTCGATCGAGCGCGCGGTTAATGCTTTTTTAAAACAGCCGTCCGCATCCGTCAGACTGACGGCCGGACGGTATCATTTTTTGCTGAGTGTAAACGGAGAGGATCTGCAGTTTATACCTTCAATCATTCAAACCGTCAATCATATGAAGCCCGCCCATTTGGCTTATACATTCCGGGGCGGGTTTCATTATGAATGTCGGCCGCCGAAAAGCGTTCATGACAGGCTCGTTTTAAGAAGCAAAAACGGCTTTTTCGGTACGATACCGGTCTATTTGGACGGACAGTATCTGCTTGATGATGCATTCTACTTGAACGGTTTTCGAGAAATCGACGGACTGCCCCGCAGGTTTAAACAGCAGCTCACACTGCGCCACAAGAAGCGGCAATACATTCGGTCCGCCTCCAGCTTTACGATAAAGACGGCCGCTGAAAACCGGCGGAAACAGCAAACAAAAGCTGGCATGAAAACCGGCATTACCAATCAAAACAAAAAGGTCCAATCCTTCAAAATCAGCTGCAAATGCGAACATGAATTTAAGCAAGCAGGCGCGCTTGAAATGAGAGAGAAGTGGTGGACGCTAAACGGCGCATTTTTGCTCGACGGTACAAAGCAGCTGGCAGCAGCGGCGCAAAAAATCGCATTGTAAAGGAGAAATCAAAATGGCACAACAATTAACAGTGACAACGCTTTATGCGAGACAGCAAATGGCAAAAGCACGGGCTGAGGGCGGCAAGCTCACCAAAATCACAAAAATGGCTTTCGGAAACGGAGGTACAAACGATAAAGGCGAACCCGTTCCTCTGCAGGGCAACGAACAGGCCCTGAAAAACGAACTTCTGCAAAAGGATATCGACGGCTTTGCCTTTATGGAGCCGGCGAAAGTCCGTTATACATGTACATTGGGAGAAAGCGAACTCGCAGGGGAAACGATCAACGAGCTCGCCCTTGTCGATGAAGCCGGAAAATTCACAGCGGTCAGAACGATGACAGACAAGCAGAAAGACGGCGACATCGAGTTCGTCTTTGAAATCGACGACATTTATTAAAGGAGCTGAAACAAGGTGGACATCCAAAAACCGAGACGCTTTGAAACAACAGACCGCGCCCATGCCGACTTGTTCAACGAAGCGATAGATCAGCTGAATGTAAACGATGAACGGATTGCAAAGCGGGCTGAGGAAGCTGAAGAAAGGGCTAAAACGTATACTGATGCCCATGCTAACGACCATTCGATTCACATCACCGACAAAGAGAGGGAAAAATGGAGCGCGGGGCAGTTATATAAAATAACCGAAAATAACGGAAAAGTCTTTTACAGAGGCAGTTCAGAAACAACAGATTTTAACACTTTGACAGAAACCGGCATGTATCTCATCTATAATGAAGGAATCAACTCGCCACCTTCATCAAATCGGATATTTTTGCTTGTCATGAGTTTCGGCAATACCTTGGTTCAGGCAGCTTATGAATCGTACAAAGGGACACAGTCGTATTTTAGATTCAGAAAATCCGATTCAACAACATGGACGCCATGGCAGACCCAGGAAACGACCAGTGGAGCACAGGCCAAGGTTGATGCTCATGAACAAAATACGAATCTCCATGTGAATGAAGATGAACGGGAAAAATGGAACAATGCACAGTTATATAAAATTACTGATAATAATGGAACGCGCACAAAACTGCCGGATGGAACGGATTTATTAACGCTGCCGACAGGTTTTTATTATGCTATGGGCCATGTTGTTCAAAACAACCCTGTAGAAAACGACAGCTCCTGGTTTAATTACGATGTAATTGAAACTGGCGCTGGAAGAAAGACCATCCATGCGTGGCGGAGCTATGATAATACTTTATGGCATGGAACAGTTCACACAGATGGACAGTTTCGAGAATGGAAAAGAGTAGTCACAAACGCCGATTTAAACGTTGCTTGGCAGACTCCAACGTTGACAAATGGATGGAAACAGTATGGGTCGCACAAAGTCCGGTTTTGTAAAAATATGCTTGGAGAAGTCGAAATTATCGGATCAATAACGGGCGGGACGATTGGCTTTGATATTCCTGCGTTTACGCTGCCTGAGGGGTTCCGCCCGATTCAAGCGATGTACTTTATAGGTGTTGCATCAAGTATAGGTACTGGGTCAATACCGCAAATCCACCGGACACTGATCGATACTGACGGAAGGGTATGCATTCAATCCAGTTCAAATACAGTAAATCCAAACGAGTTTATTACTTTCGGGTTTAAGTTTAGAGCTGCATAGCAAAATGAATAGATTACTTTTTCACAGAGGAGGGTTAATATAAATTGGACATCCAAAAACCGAGATCTTTCAGAACGACGGACAGAGCCCATGCCGATTTGTTTAATCAGGTTATCGACCAGCTGAATGCAAATGATGAGTCGATTGCACAGTTTGCCGCCGAAGCTGAACAACGTTCAACTGCCTATACAGATGCACACATTTCGAACAAAGGTAACCCGCATGGTGTAACAAAATCCCAGGTCGGTCTGGGGGAAGTGATCAATAAAAGACAGGCCACAAAAGATGAGTTTGACTTGCATCATAACGATCAAACACGGCATGTTACTGAAGATGAGAGAAATAAATGGAATGGAAGTCAAATTTTTAATATTACCGGGGACAATGGACAAGCAAAGGTATATATAAGCGCCGAAGATGACTTTCAAACGATCCTACCTCAGTATACCGGACTGATACATTTTACGGCAGCCTCAGGAGCTATAAACGGACCAGGTGCGGCCGTTCGAGGGATTTGGACTTGCAACGCTTTAGGTAACTATGGTCAAGCGATCGCGTTTGACAATGCAAATAGAACCTATCGGAAAACAATAGCCGGGGGCAACTGGACTGACTGGACAGAATTAATTTCCGCGGAGAGTCTCGAGGCAAAGTTGGCGAACTTAACTTGGCACTTTCCAACGCTTTTAAACGAATGGGTTAATTATGCGGACAGCACTAAAGTTCGTTATACAAAAGATGCCACAGGTACGGTATTTGTTGAAGGTGCAATAGCAAAAGGGAAAATTGGTTTTAATATACCTGCATTCGTATTGCCGAAAGGATATCGGCCGTCCCGCGCTTTTCAGTTTGTAGGTGTAGCATCTCAATTGGGCATGTCCAATACTCCGCAGTATCATAGGCTGCAAGTGAGTGTTGATGGTAATGTCGTGATCGAAAACTGCTCAAATACAGTAAATCCAAATGAATATATCAGTTTAGGATTTAGTTTTAAGGCCGCATAAAATATGAAAGAGGGAATTAAAATGCCGGAAGCACCAGAACTGGATATATTCCAAAAAGAAGTTCAGGAGATGAAAGCTGATCAAAAATCACTCGAACAGCGCGTCAGTACACTCGAAAGAACATCAGACCGCCACGATCAGCAAATCATCTCGATTAACGAAAAGCTGAACAAAATCGAAGAGAATACAACCTGGATTAAGCGCAGCATCACAGGCGCGATAATTACAGCGGTCAGCACCGGCATCATCGGCGGCGCGATCGCTGTTTTTTATAATTTATTGCAGAAATAAGGGAGGACATCATCATGAAACATATCGACAAAGGCACGGTCGTCAGGACGGTGCTTCTTTTTATTGCGCTGGTCAATCAGACGTTGATCATGTTTGGAAAGCCGGTTTTGCCGGTCGCTGAAGATCAGATTCATACATTGGCGGATGCCCTGTATTCGGCCGGATCTGCGGCTTTTACGATCGCTGCATCGCTCGTTGCCTGGTATAAGAACAACTATGTGACGAGCAAAGGGAAAATGCAAAAAGAAGTTTTACAGAAAAAAGGTTTAACGAAATAAAGCTTCCTTTCAGACTTTCCAGAATTGAATTTGAAAAGGAATGATGAAGTTTGGTCAAAGTAATCAATAACTTTGTAAAAGTCAATCAATACACCCGTCCCGGGCTGAAGCTTGCGGCAGTCAAAGGCATCGTCATGCATTGGACGGCGACGCCCGGGGCTTCGGCATTGAATGAGCGAAATTATTTCAATGGCACATGCATTGCCGACAAGCGTTATGCGTCGGCTCATTATTTTGTCGACCGCCATGAGGCGCAGCATATTATTCCCGATCATGAAGTCGCATATCATGCGCATGATCAAAACCGCTGCTATGTCAGCTTTCTGAAGCCGAATGCCAATACCACGGCTCTCGGGGTCGAAATGTGCGTGGAAAAAGACGGTACCATCCATGAAGAGACGATTCGCAATGCGGCAGAGCTTGTAGCGGATTTGTGCAAGACATACGGTTTGTCCGCAGATCGGATTGTCCGCCATTACGATGTCACTAACAAAGGCTGTCCAACCCCGTGGGTGAGAGATGCCGGCCAATTGTCAGCTTTCCGTAAAAGAGTAGATTCCCTTTTGGGGAGGAAAACCGTTTCCGTATCGGCTGCCTCCACCAGCCAGACAAGTTCATCGTCGGGCATTATCCTCAAAAAAGGAATGTCAGGCTCTCATGTGAAAAAGCTGCAAACACGCTTGGTCGCGGCCGGTTTTTCGCTGCCTAAATACGGCGCGGACGGAAGCTATGGAGACGAGACGGTGCATGCGGTTGTTTCTTTGCAAAAGAAAGCGGGAATTAAAGCCGACGGCATTTACGGTCCGTCAACTGAAAAAGCCCTCTCGGCCGCTGAAGCGTCAGCAGCCGGCAAGAGCAAGACGTGGACCCTTCCCGACGGCATTTATAAGGTGAAAAACCCGCTGATGAAGGGAACGGCCGTCACACAAATCCAGACAGCCCTTGCCGCTCTTTATTACTACCCTGATAAAGGGGCCAAAAACAACGGGATCGACGGATATTACGGAATGAAGACGGCAAATGCGGTGAAACGTTTTCAGCTGATGTACGGTTTGGGAGCGGACGGGATATACGGACCGAAGACAAAAGCGAAAATGTTGTCCCTTTTGAAATAAAGGAACTTTTAAAGTTCCTTTATATTTTTTAAAAATTTTCAAAAAATAACTATCCCACAGCCATACTTGTATGGTAGTATGGCGGAGAGGGGGTGAGAGTCATGAAAATGAAACAATTAAACCCGCGTTCTGTCAGAGATCAAATCTATCAGGTGCTGAAGGAAGAAATCATGAAGTTTCGGCTTGTTCCGGGTGAGCAGATATCGGAAAAAGAGATTTCAGAACGGTATGAAGTCAGCCGCACTCCGGTCAGAGAGGCTTTTTTGCAGCTGTCGAAGGAAGGGCTTCTCGAAGTCTATCCGCAGAAAGGAACCCGCGTGTCGCTGATCGATCTTGACCTGGTGGAGGAAGCGAGGTTTATGCGGGAAAAACTGGAAAAGGCTGTAGCTGAACTGGCGTGTGAGGACTTCCCGCAGGAAGCTATGTTTAAGCTGGAGCAGAATGTGAAGATGCAGGAATTATCGATCGCACAGAAAAATTATGAAAGTTTGTTTGAATTAGATGAAGCGTTTCATCAGACGATTTTTGAAGGCTGCGGAAAAGCGAATGTCTGGGCTGCGATTCAGCAGATGAACGTTCCCTTCCAAAGAATCCGCTTTTTAAGGCTTGCCGCCGATTTTAACTGGAACACCATCCATCAGCAGCACGCGGCATTAACAGAAGCGATTCGAACAAAACAGAAGGCAAAAGCCAAGGAAATCGCCGAAGAGCATTTGCAGCTGGTCATCGTCGATAAACAGATGCTCATTGATGAGTTTCCCGGTTATTTCAAAAAGTAAGCGCTTTAAAAGGAGTGGTGATGTGAAAGCTGCGGTGATGACGAAGCCTTATTCGATTGAATTTCACGACATACCGCGTCCCGAACCGGCCAGCGGTGAAGTCCTTGTCAAGATAAAGGCTGCCGGGATTTGCGGAAGTGATGTGCATTTTTACGACGGCTCAAATCCATATGCACAGTACCCTCAGATCTTTGGACATGAGCTTGCAGGCATCATTGAAAAAACGGGGGCCGGCGTGAGGGGGCGATCCGCAGGCGAACGGGTCGTAATTGAACCGGCGATCCCGTGCGGAGGCTGCTACCCTTGTCGGAAAGGGAGGACAAACGCCTGTATGAACATCGATATGATCGGGTCGGTTCGCAGAGGAGGGTTCGCTGATTTTATCATTGTTCCAGAAACGCATGTCCATCCGATTCCTGAGCAAATGGATTTTGCAACCGCTGCTTTGTGCGAGCCGTTTTCAATCGGAGCGCAGGCGGTTCGGCGGGCAGATATTCAAACAGGCGAAACGATTGTCATATTGGGAATGGGTCCGATCGGGTTAACGATTTTGGCGCAGGTAAAAAAGCGCTTCGACGTTCGTGTGATCGCTGTCGATCCTGTAAGGGAAAGGCTTGAGCTTGCCGAGGCATTCGGGGCGGATGCCGTTATTCAGCCTGGTGAAGAGGATGCAGAGCAAATGATTCTGAAGCTGACAGGCGGAGAAGGAGCGGGGATTGTGTTCGAAGCGGCCGGGATTCCCGCGACGATTGAGCAATCCGTTCGTTTGGCGGCCGCCGCCGGGCGCATTGTCATTGTCGGCTTAACGGGGAGGAATGTGACGATTCCGGGTCTTCTTCTCACAAAGAAAGATATTGAAATTTATGGAACAAAACACAGCGTCAATCAATTTCCCGGCGTCATTCAATTTTTGAATGAAAACCCTGAAATAGCCCGGGCTTTTGTCACTGAGATCATGCCTTTTATGGAAATAGAAGAGGCGTTGAAAAAAGCGAAAAACTGTCCCCATCAGGTCACAAAGATCATTTTATCTTATTGAATCGGTGAGGAGGAAGTGTGATGAAAATGGTTTTCAGATGGTATGGAGAAGGAAACGACTCCGTCACCCTTGAGCAGATCAGGCAGATTCCCGGTGTGGAGGGAATCGTTTGGGCGCTTCATCATCAGCCGCCGGGTGAAGAGTGGCCATTGGAAGAAATTTTAGAAGTGAAGCGGCAGTGTGAACAGCACGGTTTTCACATTGAAGTTGTTGAAAGCGTTAACATCCATGAGGATATAAAGCTTGGGCTGCCGACGAGAGATCTGTATATTGAAAAATACAAGCGAACGATTGAAAATTTGGCCAAAGCCGGCGTAAAAGTGATCTGCTATAATTTTATGCCTGTATTTGACTGGCTGCGGACCGATTTGTACAAAAAGGCTCCAGACGGTTCCACCGCTTTGTTCTATGAGCACGCAAAGGTGCACACAATCGACCCTTTTGCGCTTGTCGATCAAATCGCCAAGCATCCCGAATTCACGATGCCCGGCTGGGAACCGGAGCGGCTTGAGCATCTGACAAGGCTGTTTGAAGCCTATCAAAATGTGACGGAGGAGGATCTGTGGAGCCATCTTCACTATTTTCTTGAACGCATCATTCCAACCGCCGCACGCTGCGGAATCAAAATGGCGATCCATCCCGATGATCCGCCGTGGCCGGTTTTCGGACTCCCGCGCATCATGACTTCAGGAGAAAGCATCGGGCGGCTGCTACAGCTTGTCGATCATCCGGCGAATGGCGTGACACTGTGCAGCGGTTCATTGGGCGCCAACCCCGAAAATGATATTTCCGCCATGATCCATGCGTATGCCGACCGGATTCCATTTGCCCATATCCGAAACGTCAAAGTCTACGAAAACGGCGATTTTATCGAAACATCGCACAGAACAAAAGATGGCACAGTTGACATTTGCGGGATTGTCAAAGCCTATCATGAAACAGGTTTTTCAGGCTATGTGCGTCCGGATCACGGCCGCCACATTTGGGATGAAAAGTGCAGGCCCGGCTACGGTCTGTATGACAGGGCGCTCGGTATCATGTATTTATGGGGCATATGGGATTCGCTCAATAGAGAAAAACAGGAGGCTTCAAAATGCTTGAAATCCATGAAAATTTAGCGGGGAAAACTGCGGTCATCACAGGCGGCAGCGGGGTGCTTTGCGGTGCGATGGCGAGAGAGCTCGGCCGGCAGGGTATGAATGTTGCCATTCTTAATCGAACCGTTGAAAAAGGGGAACTCGTGGCCGAAGCTGTCCGAAAAGCCGGCGGCGCAGCGATTGCAGTTGAGTGTGATGTCATCAGCCAACGGAGCGTTGAACAGGCGAAACGCGTTGTGGCCGACCGATTCGGCGGCTGTGATCTATTGGTGAACGGAGCCGGCGGCAATCACCCCAATGGCACGACATCAGATGAAACATTCAACTCCGAGCACATCTTCCAGGACAACATCAAGACGTTATTTGATCTGAACTGCGATGATGTCGGTTCTGTTCTCAATTTAAACTTCCTCGGTTCTTTCATTCCAACACAGCAATTTGCAAAAATGATGCTGAATCAAAAAGGGGCGTCCGTGATCAATATTTCTTCAATGAGCGCTCAAACCCCGATGACGAAAGTGCCTGCATACAGCGCGGCGAAAGCGGGCATCGACAATTTTACGAAATGGCTGGCCGTCTATCTGGCCGAAACGGGAATCAGGGTCAACGCCATTGCCCCGGGATTTTTCCTAACCAATCAAAATGAAAGGCTTCTTCTTGATCAAAACGGCGAATTTACAGATAGAGCAAAGAAGATCATCTCTCACACCCCGATGAGGCGTTTCGGCAAACCGGAAGATTTGCTGGGGACGCTGCTTTGGCTGGCGGATGAGAAGATGTCCGGATTTGTTACCGGCATAACAGTGCCGGTAGATGGCGGATTTACGGCTTATGCCGGTGTCTAAAAACACGATAAAGGGGAGGCCGGTACATGAAGCAGATTGTGTGTGAAAAGCCTTATCGTTTTAAAATGACGGATGTGAAAATGCCGGAACTAAAGGATGGGGAAGCATTGGTCCGCATCAAACGGATCGGAATATGCGGGACGGATTTTCACGCTTATTGCGGAAGACAGCCATTTTTCTCTTATCCAAGAGTGCTCGGACACGAACTGTCCGGTGAAATTGTCAGCATCGATAATTCCGGCGGAACGCTCAAGCCGGGCGATCAAGTGTCAATTATTCCTTATTTGGAATGCGGGGCATGCATCGCCTGCCGGAACGGACGCCCCAACTGCTGCGTCAATCTGAACGTCCTCGGTGTCCATACAGACGGGGGAATGCGGGAATACATAAACGTCCCGGCAGACCACCTGCTAAAAACAGAAGGATTGACGCTCAGCGAAGCTGCTGTTGTTGAATGTTTAAGCATCGGCGCCCACGCTGCAGAAAGGGCAAATATCAAAAAAGGGGAAACGGTGCTTGTTGTTGGAGCGGGGCCCATCGGGCTCAGCGTGATGAAATTCGCAAAATTGAAGGGTGCAAAAGTCATCGCGATGGATGTCAGAAAAGAGCGCCTCACATTTAGCCGCAGATGGGCTGAAGCCGATGAAGTCGTATTAGGGGGAGAACATGCGGCTGATGAGATCAAACGGTTGACGAACGGCGACTTTCCGACGGCTGTCTTTGATGCGACAGGGCACCCTGCATCGATGAACAGCGCTTATCAGTACGCCGCACACGGGGGACGGCTGATCTATGTCGGACTTGTCAACGACCATCTGGCTATGCCCGATCCTGAAATCCACATGCGGGAGCTGACGATTTTATCCAGCCGCAACGCATTAAGAAGAGATTTTGAGACGGTGATGAAAGCCATCATGGATGGCGGAGCGGATGCGAACCGGTTTGTGAACGGACAGATGGCGTTTCACGATGTTGTTGACGGATTTCAATCAGCGCTTGCTCCGGAAACCAATCCTGTGAAAGTGTTGATCCATCTGTAAGATCGCACGAAATGAAAGCGTTTTCTAAATTTCGGAAAGAGGGGGGTTGGCCATGTTTTCAAACGGCCGCGGGTTTGTCATCGTGATGCTTTTTTTGGCGGGAGTGATTAATTATTTGGATCGTTCGGCATTGTCTGTCGCCGCTCCTTTTATTCAGGAAGATTTGAACATACGTCCGGCGCAGATGGGCATGCTGTTCAGCAGTTTTTTCATCGGATATGCCGTCTTTAATTTTATCGGCGGCTGGGCATCAGACAAATACGGAGCGAAACATACGCTGTCGGCTGCAATGGTCGTATGGTCGGTTTTCAGCGGCGCTATTGCACTGACATATAATTTCGTTTCACTGTTTATCATCCGCGTCATTTTCGGCATGGGGGAAGGTCCGCTGTCAGCGGCAACGAGCAAGTCGGTCAACAATTGGTTTCCGCAAAAAGAAAGGGCAAGAGCGCTCGGCATGACAATGTGCGGAACGCCGCTCGGCGGAGCCGTTTCAGGTCCGATCGTCGGATTGATCGCGATCCATTGGGGGTGGAAGGCTTCCTTTGTGTTGATCATGATCATCGGGCTTGTTTGGACTTGCTTCTGGATGAAATTCATGAAAGATAAGCCGGCTGATTCCGGCAGTTTGTCTCCTGAAAAGGAAGCGCGTCCGAAAAAGGATACCGGCATCCCGCTGTCTTTTTATTTGAAGCAGCCGACCGTGCTGTTTACGGCGTTCGCGTTCTTTTCCTACAACTATATTTTGTTCTTTTTCTTAACATGGTTTCCGAGCTATTTAACGACAGCCCGGGGGCTGAGCATTCACGATATGAGCGTTGCAACGATTATACCGTGGGTTGTCGGATTTCTCGGTCTTGCGCTTGGGGGATTTATTTCAGATTATCTGTTCAAGCTGACGGGCAAACAGATGTTTTCCAGAAAAGCCGTGCTTGTGTGCTGCCTTTTGGCTGCAGCGGTATGCATTGGATTTGCCGGGCTTGTCACTACCGCGTTTGGAGCTGTTGCACTTGTCGCATTATCGGTTTTCTTTTTGTATTTGACCGGCATCACATACTGGGCGATTATACAGGATATCGTTCATCCGGACAGGGTCGGGGGCGTGAGCGGATTCATGCATTTTCTTGCCAATACATCCGGCATTATCGGTCCGACGGTTACAGGGTACATCGTCGAGTACACCGGAGCTTTCACAAGCGCCTTTTTGCTTGCGGGAGGGCTGGCGGTGGCAGGTTCTATTTGCGTCGCTTTGTTTGTGAAACCGATACGTTCTGAAAGGCTGCCTCAATCTGTAGGAGAAGGCGGACAGGGGCATCCTTTATGATGCTCCTGTAGACATGAAAATAACCCCCTTCTCAGCAGAGAAGGAGGGTGAAAGTCCAAGCTTCACGGTTTGTTTTTTCTTCTGTTCAGCGTTTTAATGATTTTTTCGCTTC
Coding sequences within it:
- a CDS encoding MFS transporter — encoded protein: MFSNGRGFVIVMLFLAGVINYLDRSALSVAAPFIQEDLNIRPAQMGMLFSSFFIGYAVFNFIGGWASDKYGAKHTLSAAMVVWSVFSGAIALTYNFVSLFIIRVIFGMGEGPLSAATSKSVNNWFPQKERARALGMTMCGTPLGGAVSGPIVGLIAIHWGWKASFVLIMIIGLVWTCFWMKFMKDKPADSGSLSPEKEARPKKDTGIPLSFYLKQPTVLFTAFAFFSYNYILFFFLTWFPSYLTTARGLSIHDMSVATIIPWVVGFLGLALGGFISDYLFKLTGKQMFSRKAVLVCCLLAAAVCIGFAGLVTTAFGAVALVALSVFFLYLTGITYWAIIQDIVHPDRVGGVSGFMHFLANTSGIIGPTVTGYIVEYTGAFTSAFLLAGGLAVAGSICVALFVKPIRSERLPQSVGEGGQGHPL